From Ochotona princeps isolate mOchPri1 chromosome X, mOchPri1.hap1, whole genome shotgun sequence, one genomic window encodes:
- the LOC131478644 gene encoding kita-kyushu lung cancer antigen 1 homolog: protein MYNFFPLQKNTGQRSSNLASLALVATATGSAKHNINEGLSVNRLSQDILNNFPHSVAMQKRILINLRIVEYKLAELEHFLLTQGISDAVPKRQSPKKNARWSDSGSS, encoded by the coding sequence ATGTACAATTTCTTTCCTTTACAGAAAAATACTGGTCAACGGTCATCAAATCTGGCTTCTCTTGCACTAGTAGCAACTGCTACTGGGTCAGCTAAACACAATATCAATGAGGGTCTTTCAGTCAACAGGCTCTCTCAGGATATCTTAAACAACTTCCCTCACTCCGTAGCCATGCAAAAGCGAATACTGATAAACCTCAGGATTGTGGAATACAAGCTGGCTGAACTGGAACATTTCCTACTTACTCAGGGTATTAGTGATGCAGTACCTAAACGACAATCCCCTAAAAAGAATGCAAGATGGAGTGACAGTGGAAGCAGTTAA